The Anolis carolinensis isolate JA03-04 chromosome 2, rAnoCar3.1.pri, whole genome shotgun sequence genome has a window encoding:
- the cks2 gene encoding cyclin-dependent kinases regulatory subunit 2 encodes MAHKQIYYSDKYCDENYEYRHVMLPRELSKQVPKTHLMTEEEWRRLGVQQSLGWVHYMIHEPEPHILLFRRPLPKGQQK; translated from the exons ATGGCCCACAAGCAGATCTATTATTCTGACAAGTACTGCGACGAGAACTACGAGTACCG ACATGTGATGCTGCCAAGAGAGCTCTCAAAACAAGTACCGAAAACTCATTTAATGactgaagaggaatggagacGACTTGGTGTTCAACAGAGCCTTGGCTGGGTCCACTACATGATTCATGAACCAG aACCACATATCCTCCTTTTTAGAAGACCACTTCCAAAAGGCCAGCAGAAATGA